The following proteins are co-located in the Haloarcula rubripromontorii genome:
- a CDS encoding nitrite/sulfite reductase, translating into MPSKVEKWKDEVYGNEIREHLMEFAEKGWDAIPEDEHDAWFERFKWWGLYHQRSGQESYFMMRIGTPNGVIKPGQLEVIGEIAKEYATGPVDNPEFGEAYCDWTTRQSIQLHWIKLEDIPEIFEKLEAVGLGTQQACGDSWRNIVGCPVAGKDKHEHVDAWPVAEDLHETFKGNDDYSNLPRKWKVAIAGCDEGCGQGDINDLAFEPAEKDGELGFNVRIGGGLSRKEPRLARELDVWVPPEQAADVAHGMSALFRDYGDREDRFNARIKFLMDEWGPEKMRSVLQEEYVDFELPTAGEDMRDQYSYNTGSQDGHNDHVGIHEQKDGNYYVGLNVLVGRMGADDVLELAELADEYGSGEVRLTQRQNIIVTDVPEENLDEFTSEPLLENYSPDPSPFMRGSIACTGTEYCSLSIVETKNRQVRYARWLKDNVELPEDHKDFHIHLSGCTASCAQPQIADVSLRGMKTRKDGEPVEALDIGLGGGLGDDPRFADWVEMRVPADEVPGAIKNLVNNFKNAREGGETFRDFVADRDEETLAEMVEPEETDYDDPYMHNTKMTWYPYAEDDDMQASPAPTDGSGEPLPSDD; encoded by the coding sequence ATGCCCAGTAAAGTCGAGAAATGGAAAGACGAGGTTTACGGCAACGAGATACGGGAGCATTTGATGGAGTTCGCGGAGAAGGGCTGGGACGCCATTCCGGAGGACGAACACGACGCGTGGTTCGAGCGCTTCAAGTGGTGGGGCCTGTACCACCAGCGCTCCGGGCAGGAGTCGTACTTCATGATGCGTATCGGGACGCCAAACGGCGTCATCAAGCCGGGCCAGCTTGAGGTCATCGGCGAAATCGCGAAAGAGTACGCGACCGGTCCCGTCGACAACCCCGAGTTCGGCGAGGCCTACTGTGACTGGACGACCCGCCAGTCCATCCAACTGCACTGGATAAAGCTGGAGGACATCCCGGAGATATTCGAGAAGCTCGAAGCCGTCGGCCTCGGCACCCAGCAGGCCTGCGGTGACTCCTGGCGCAACATCGTCGGCTGCCCGGTCGCCGGCAAGGACAAGCACGAACACGTCGACGCCTGGCCCGTCGCCGAGGACCTCCACGAGACGTTCAAAGGCAACGACGACTACTCGAACCTCCCGCGCAAGTGGAAAGTCGCCATCGCCGGCTGTGACGAGGGCTGTGGCCAGGGCGACATCAACGACCTCGCCTTCGAGCCCGCCGAAAAGGACGGCGAACTCGGCTTCAACGTCCGCATCGGCGGCGGCCTCTCCCGCAAGGAGCCACGTCTCGCCCGCGAACTCGACGTGTGGGTTCCGCCGGAGCAGGCCGCCGACGTGGCACACGGCATGTCCGCGCTCTTCCGCGACTACGGCGACCGCGAGGACCGCTTCAACGCCCGCATCAAGTTCCTCATGGACGAGTGGGGTCCGGAAAAGATGCGCTCGGTCCTGCAGGAGGAGTACGTCGACTTCGAACTCCCGACTGCGGGCGAGGACATGCGCGACCAGTACAGCTACAACACCGGGTCCCAGGACGGACACAACGACCACGTCGGGATTCACGAGCAGAAGGACGGCAACTACTACGTCGGCCTGAACGTGCTGGTCGGCCGCATGGGTGCCGACGACGTGCTCGAACTCGCCGAACTCGCCGACGAGTACGGCTCCGGCGAGGTCCGCCTGACCCAGCGCCAGAACATCATCGTCACCGACGTGCCCGAGGAGAACCTCGACGAGTTCACCAGCGAGCCTCTGCTGGAGAACTACTCCCCGGACCCGTCGCCGTTCATGCGCGGCTCCATCGCCTGTACGGGCACGGAGTACTGCTCGCTCTCCATCGTCGAGACGAAGAACCGCCAAGTCCGGTACGCCCGCTGGCTCAAGGACAACGTCGAACTGCCCGAGGACCACAAGGACTTCCACATCCACCTCTCGGGCTGTACGGCCTCCTGTGCCCAGCCCCAGATTGCCGACGTGTCCCTGCGCGGCATGAAGACCCGCAAGGACGGCGAGCCGGTCGAGGCACTCGACATCGGCCTCGGCGGCGGCCTCGGCGACGACCCGCGCTTCGCCGACTGGGTGGAGATGCGCGTCCCCGCCGACGAAGTGCCCGGCGCTATCAAGAACCTCGTCAACAACTTCAAGAACGCCCGCGAGGGCGGCGAAACCTTCCGTGACTTCGTCGCGGACCGCGACGAGGAGACGCTGGCCGAGATGGTCGAACCCGAAGAGACGGACTACGACGACCCGTACATGCACAACACGAAGATGACGTGGTACCCCTACGCGGAAGACGACGACATGCAGGCCTCGCCCGCGCCGACCGACGGCTCCGGCGAACCGCTCCCGTCCGACGACTGA
- a CDS encoding DUF7119 family protein, whose protein sequence is MPEGPDNDVPSTDRESPVGKPVIRGDPALTGQRPEEAIEFNPDDPESLELAARTVEKFSENTAGADDNVFILRGAAACAALVRGEGSYKAAAERAGGEASVSFIRKWSRVHDLPRSVRIHVAKGEIAPTAAKHIARVSGESRLLLAWAALDHDLTVRQIRSVASSVNDGASVDAALARNGYALGEMRTQLGRDAYCRLRRQAALDGASPGEVISEAIESYFHDGP, encoded by the coding sequence ATGCCTGAGGGGCCCGACAACGACGTTCCATCGACCGACCGCGAATCACCGGTCGGTAAACCGGTCATCCGCGGGGATCCGGCACTCACTGGCCAGCGACCCGAGGAGGCCATCGAGTTCAATCCCGACGATCCCGAGAGTCTCGAACTCGCGGCCAGAACAGTCGAGAAGTTCTCCGAGAACACCGCCGGCGCCGACGACAACGTGTTCATTCTGCGGGGCGCGGCCGCGTGTGCAGCCCTAGTCCGTGGTGAGGGGTCCTACAAGGCCGCTGCCGAGCGGGCCGGCGGCGAGGCGTCGGTCTCGTTCATCCGCAAGTGGTCCCGCGTGCACGACCTCCCCCGGTCCGTGCGCATTCACGTCGCCAAGGGAGAGATTGCGCCGACGGCGGCCAAGCACATCGCCAGAGTCTCCGGCGAATCCCGCCTCCTACTGGCGTGGGCCGCCCTCGATCACGACCTCACTGTCCGCCAGATTCGATCCGTTGCCAGCAGCGTCAACGACGGCGCGTCCGTAGACGCGGCACTCGCCAGAAACGGATACGCGCTGGGTGAGATGCGGACACAACTCGGCCGCGACGCCTACTGTCGACTCCGCCGGCAGGCCGCACTCGACGGGGCATCCCCAGGGGAGGTCATCAGTGAGGCTATCGAATCGTACTTCCACGACGGACCGTAA